One Dermacentor albipictus isolate Rhodes 1998 colony unplaced genomic scaffold, USDA_Dalb.pri_finalv2 scaffold_25, whole genome shotgun sequence genomic window, aatgaattaaagctatatataaggattggttatattccgcacatttctctatcacctgattgatagtgtgaatatggtctattgttgagtggcctttacggaatcctgcctggtcatttgcttgacagaagtctaagttgttccagattctatttgagattacctTAGCATattgtttgtaggcaacggacagtaagctgatcggtcgataatttttcaaatctttggcgtcccctttcttatggattaggattatgttagcgttgttccaagattccggtacgctcgaggtcatgaggcattgcgtatacagggtggcccgtttctctagaacaatctgcccaccatccttcaacaaatctgctgttacctgatcctctccagctgccttccccctttgcatagctcccaaggctttcttcacttctttcgccattacctgtgggatttcgaatacctatagactattctcttttccattatcatcgtgagtggcactggtgctgtataaatctctatagaactcctcagccacttgaccTATTTCATTCATATGAATAATGATATTGCTGGCAttgcctcttaacgcatacatccgattcttgccaattcctagtttagtcttcactgtttttaggcttcctccgttcctgagagcatgttcaattctatccagattatacttccttatgtcagctgtcttacgcttgttgattaccttcgaaagttctgagagttctattctagctgtagggttagaggctttcatacattggcgtttcttgatcagatttttcgtctcctgcgatagcttactggtatcctttctaacggagttactaccgacttctattgcacactccttaatgatgcccacaagattgtcgttcgttgcttcaagttaaagccgaataccagtTCTGTaccttgatctggaattcctctattttccctcttaccgctaactcattgatcggcttcttatgtaccagtttcttccgttcccccctCAGGTGTAGGCtatttcgagttcttaccatcctatcaTCACatcagcgcaccttgctgagcacgtccacatcttgtatgatgccagctttagcgcagagtatgaagtctatttcatttctagtctcgccgttcgggctcctacacgtccactttcggctctCCGGCTTGTGGAAGAagttattcattatccgcatattattcttttccgcaaactctactaataactctcccgtgcaattcctagtgcctatgccatattgccTCACTGCCTTgtcaccagcctgcttcttgccttccttggcattgaagtcgcccctCAGTatcgtgtattttgttttcactctacccatcgccgactccacgtcttcgttgaagctttcgacttcctggtcatcatgactggatgtaggagcgtagacctgtacaaccttcattttctaCCTCTGATTAaacttcacaacaagacctgccaccctctcgttaatgctatagaattcctgtatgttaccggctatcttattaatcaggaatccgactcctagctctcgtctctacgctaagccccggtagcacaggacgtgcccacttttcagcactgtatatgcttcttttggcctcctaacttcactgagccctattatatcacATTTACTGCCCTCTCATTCCTCCAAtatcactgctagactcgcctcactagataatgttctagcgttaaatgttgccaggttcatatttaAATGGCGGCCTGTCCTGAGCCCGGGATTCCTAGCACCCTTTGCTGCGTCGCAGGTATGACCGCCGGCGTGGTCAGTTGCTTCCTAACTGACCACGGCGTATGTGTGTTGCTggcattttttcccctttctctcacctatcgcatccttttgcccctcccccagtacagggtagccaaccggagatagtCTCTGCtaaacctccctgtctttcctttgcctttctctctctctctcttttgaaagaatgatgcTGCAATGATACTTATCGTGGTGTaataattctgcggaaacccgcaaggtggagggaagtaaataataaagggaaaattagacatccacccaatcgtagctaTTACAAACGAAATCCATACGGATGAAGTTTTCTTCAAATGCGAAGCCTttgctttcgaggaacccgtattggtttcctttgtagcaactgctacgattgtGTGTATGTCTAATTTTTCCCTCAtaaattacttccctccaccttgcgggtttccgcaggactaTTACGTCAAAATATTGCCGCTGCTGCAGAGTTTGTAATGAGTTCGACTTCACCCTatcatctgctagccgcctggttagctcagatggtcgAGCGGCTGCCACGGAACGGCGGTGGCCCCGGGTTCGAATGCCGGACcaggaggaatttttcttcaactgcgaagctttttctTTCAACGAACCCGTATGCGTTCcctttgtggcaattgctacgatttggtggatgtctaattttccctttattagatCATTAGTTTTTATAGCACCTTGGCATTGATTCCATAAATTCCGGTTGATCGTAAATTTTTATTGAATCAATTATTTCAACAATTCCAGGCTGTTCAAACGTAATGTTATTCGTATAGGTGTCCGTGTATGGTAAGATGTAGGGCATATTGTCAGTGCATTCATTAGCAAAAACCGTTCATAATGAAATGTTTAGGACATTAGCGATTTCGCTTTCGGTATAATAAAGCCCATGTCATCACAATGTGAAATTATGCTCTCCTGATGAGGGTTGATGATTCGGCAGAAACCTGTTGGAATGCTGTGTAGCATCGAGGGGCGTGCCAAGGAAAATAAATTGCGCACGAGAAGTTTTAAGAGAGTTATCATGCTTCGGTTGCAGCGTGATACTTTTGCCACGCTAATGAAGATCACAAGGAAGAACCCGAGGCCTTACCTCAGCTAAACAGGCtgttctccttctttttttaatcttttcAAAGTTGTAGTGAAGCGTGGAGAGCGTGCGCGTTTAGTTATGTTTACGGTAGGAATTTGACATTCTATTTAAGGTGAATTTAAAGTTCTCCAGTGCAATACATCTGCAACCTTGGAGTGACGCCTGGCACCGGCGAAAGATgtcgagagcgagtggggctgtaCTAATCAAGGAACAACCAAATTatgaaggcccactaagcttgaacaatgacactccctcaccagaattGGAATTGGCCTCCCAAGTGCATTATTCGTACACCATCTTCCTCATAATTCCTTGAATTCAcccacggccctcagtccccagcagctgcggaacacctgatcaaggcggcggtcagatctgtacgcagaggcattgcgtaatcaaggagtacagagcacttacgtaaatacccttgaaaatatctacaaagattccacagccaccctaattctacacaagaaaagtaggaagatggctataaagaaaggagtcagacaaggagacacaatttctccgatgctattcactgcctGCGTGGAAGAATTATCCAAGCTGTTAAACTGGTAACGttcaggagtaaggatcgacggcgaatacctcagcaactttcggtttgccgaaTACATTGTTCAATTTAGCAACACTGCTAACGAcatacaacaaatgattgaagaccttagcagggaaagtgtaagagtggggttgaatattattctgccgaagacaaagataatgaggaaaaaccaggcaagggaacaagagttccgGATCTCAAGTCAGACTCTAGAGtctgaaagagtacgtttacctgttTCAAataatcacagagaaccctgaccatgagaaggaaactctgagaataataaaaatgggttggatcgcatacggaaggtatcatgagctcctgactggaagcttaccgttaccACGGAAAAGGAAGGCAtacaatcagtacattttaccggtgctgacatacggggcagagacttggaaactgacaatgaagctcgagaacaagttaaggacggtgcaaagaacgatggaacgaagaatgctaggcatagctttaaagcgacagaaagagagctgtttgAATCAGAGAACAAGCGGGTATAGACGATGTTCTAATTGACttgaagacaaaaaaaatggcgctgcGATTTTGCAATGCGCAGGTTAGGTaagcgttggaccattagggtgaccaAATGCCTAactagagaagggaagcgcagcaaaGGGCCgcggaagactaggtggtgcgacgaaattaggaaatttgcgggtgctagttgcaATCTTTTGGCACatgacaggggcaattggagaacGCAGGGACAGGACtgcgtcctgcagtggaaataaaataggattatgatgataatgatgatgataatgacgaggacgaggacgaagacgacgacggtgGGAATGTGCAGTTTTATTAAACGCAGCATTTTCGATTTCAGTTGCTGCTAGTTTGACTCGCCAGTTCGTGGGGGAAAGCATGTTAAACGGTCATGGCATTTTGCTAGTTGATAAACCCGCGCATGCTGCCAGGCTGTCATTAGGTAGCAGACGAGGGTTTATTAGCCACATTGCTGCTCTCTGCAAGATCACGTGGTGCGTTACGCCATCGAAAGAGAACAAGGATGTTTCACATACGCCGTCCCTGGCTCTGTTTGACACTGGCTAAAACTCCTACGACTAGATCTAggaaacgtaaatacccaagaaggGCAGCgtattgggcgagttggtgttgcatggtaacaaataaattcaaacagcgctaaacgctGTTTGAAGTTCAGCgtcgtgtttgtctcctcctcattctggtcctgtcgtttagcgctgtttgaagtTTATTGTTACCATGTAAATACCGAAGTTAAGTGGACGATTTGATAGCCGCTGCTGTATCGCAATTGGTAGTACAAAGCACGCGTAATTCGGATTTTGTGCGTTCGGTTCCCACCGGCAACACGTAATGAAAtcccactttcatttacatttctTTAACATTTCCTACATTTCTATTTCAACCGCAGCTGATTtacccgatgctttccttggctttattGTCTGGTAGAGttatatggtcatgattaacaaaatcgaggCCCTCGTTGCCTCCTCTTTTACCGCTCTTTCCCAATGTCTTAACGTCTCGCTTAATATTTTTGATCCCGTAACTTGTTGCAGGGCTCTTAGCTTCCTCTAAAGCATCTTTGTTAGCCTTTATTCTTTATATGCAAGAACTTTTAAAAATTCATGAATGTATACTTTTTTTTGTTCTGTGCTAGCGGAAAGCTAGAGCTTATTGCTTGGTACT contains:
- the LOC139052496 gene encoding craniofacial development protein 2-like, translating into MKVVQVYAPTSSHDDQEVESFNEDVESAMGRVKTKYTILRGDFNAKEGKKQAGDKAVRQYGIGTRNCTGELLVEFAEKNNMRIMNNFFHKPESRKWTCRSPNGETRNEIDFILCAKAGIIQDVDVLSKVR